A genomic region of Bacteroidales bacterium contains the following coding sequences:
- a CDS encoding glycosyltransferase family 39 protein produces MTTSLKLKINPHKNLLENIFFTCVLLTFCYFFFFNQLGGKTLNLWDESRNAVNALEMSESNNFLVTTYNGKPDKWNTKPPLLIITQSLFIKILGPKELAIRLPSAICTTLTVLFLFFYISKVTKSKLLAFLSAFVLITTRGLISFHGVRYAEYEGMLMLFSTIFTLLFLYYLHSKKIKYLYLTTIAFSLAFMTKSSASSLFLPGLLICLLLSKQTIDLLKNKHFYFAILIPIVVIGSYYIYREIVTPGYLKIVYENEFGGRAFSVIEGHALTFDAYFKNLKNFAFRIWIYTIPFGIIFTFFEKNSRIKKLFIASAILAVSHMLIISLLKTRILWYMLPEYPFWSILAAISVYQVISFIIKFIKKPVIKVITAVILISPLIYYNIMDVHKQFKYEILENKNVKLFLRDEFRKYIDKENDQVNFITVWYKQGTNFYIKILLNEGYQINYSSVYELDEGKIFLLDNTPGFGKERPLITSVRICMFYDEICEYDTYSLLCRIERLRTHQESVDFIKNTLLSNEDKNKIIETAKKNNVDFETQLNIYCDQTISEAKNELKLN; encoded by the coding sequence CGCCGTAAATGCATTAGAAATGAGTGAAAGTAATAATTTCCTTGTCACTACTTATAACGGTAAACCCGATAAATGGAATACAAAGCCTCCTCTATTAATAATAACCCAATCATTATTCATAAAAATATTAGGCCCCAAAGAATTAGCAATACGGCTGCCCAGTGCGATATGTACAACATTAACAGTATTGTTTCTTTTCTTTTACATCAGCAAAGTAACTAAATCGAAACTGCTGGCTTTTTTATCGGCTTTTGTACTTATAACAACCAGAGGACTTATATCTTTCCATGGAGTACGATATGCCGAATACGAAGGAATGTTAATGCTTTTTTCTACAATATTTACCTTATTATTTCTGTATTATTTACATTCAAAAAAAATAAAATATTTATACTTAACAACAATTGCTTTTAGTCTGGCTTTTATGACAAAAAGTTCCGCTTCCTCATTATTTTTACCGGGACTATTAATTTGTTTACTTTTAAGCAAGCAAACAATAGATTTATTAAAGAATAAACATTTTTATTTTGCTATTCTGATTCCGATAGTAGTAATTGGCAGCTATTATATTTACAGGGAAATTGTTACTCCGGGATATCTTAAAATAGTATATGAAAATGAATTTGGAGGAAGAGCTTTTTCTGTTATAGAAGGGCATGCTCTTACTTTTGACGCATATTTTAAGAATTTAAAAAATTTCGCCTTCAGAATATGGATCTATACAATACCTTTCGGAATAATATTTACATTCTTCGAAAAAAACTCCCGGATAAAGAAACTTTTTATTGCATCTGCAATATTAGCAGTATCTCATATGCTTATAATTTCGCTTCTTAAAACAAGGATATTATGGTATATGTTACCCGAATATCCGTTTTGGAGTATATTAGCTGCGATTTCTGTTTATCAGGTTATCTCATTTATTATAAAATTTATAAAGAAACCTGTTATCAAAGTGATTACGGCAGTTATTCTAATATCTCCATTGATATATTATAATATTATGGATGTTCATAAACAATTTAAATATGAAATATTGGAAAATAAAAATGTCAAATTGTTTCTAAGAGACGAGTTTAGGAAATATATTGATAAAGAAAATGATCAAGTGAATTTTATTACGGTTTGGTACAAACAGGGAACCAATTTCTATATTAAAATATTATTGAACGAGGGCTATCAAATAAATTATTCATCTGTATATGAGCTTGACGAAGGCAAGATATTTTTGTTAGATAATACTCCGGGTTTTGGTAAAGAAAGACCTTTGATAACTTCCGTCCGAATTTGTATGTTTTATGACGAAATATGTGAATATGACACCTATAGCTTACTATGTAGGATTGAAAGGTTAAGAACTCATCAAGAATCTGTTGACTTTATAAAAAACACTTTATTATCTAATGAAGATAAAAATAAAATAATTGAAACAGCTAAAAAAAATAATGTAGATTTTGAAACTCAGTTAAACATCTATTGCGACCAAACTATAAGTGAGGCTAAAAATGAACTTAAATTAAATTGA